The nucleotide sequence GCAACCCCCTTCACCCGTTGACCCCTGCCATGTGTTTGTGGAGTAATTGATATGCCACTGCCACAACACCACCGATTCGATCCGATCCAACACCACCAGAATCCGAATCAGAAACAGCCCCCAATGAAATATTAGCCTTTGCCCCGATGGCTGTCATAAAGTGCCGAGGAGGAGCGCTGTTGGGCCCTGCATTTCGTATCTCAACGAGGGTATCTGTATCTTTGGAGGCAGGAAAACATTTTACTGTTGCATTGATGCCACTTAAACGTTTCATAAATGCAACCTTTGTAATGTCTGCCGCCAACGCACTTCCCCTTTCCCGTGGAATCCCTGCAAAAAGCTGAAAAAGGGAAAACATTTCCAGCACTAAAACGGAAATTGTTGTGTTTTCATTCGCCTTTGAATTCGATTTTCATAAAACTGATCGCTCGCTCCgataaaattgatttatgcGGCGATCGGCGGCAATTATACGCAGATGCGGTGCCTAATGGATCGGTGGCCGATCGAAAGCGGTTCATAAAGATATAAATACGAGTGCGGGTGAGCAAGGAGTCATGGATGTTCCATGGTGTAATTATTCTATTGACAACCAAGCGAAAAAGCTGACTGATCTCAATAAACTGACTgtgttaaaaatttaaaaaattttcaaaatctcAACAACAAACTAATATGAAAACGGttataataatttcaaatattttgaacttatacattttttaaattacatcAACAGTTTGGTAAAAAGATCTTATATTGATAGtaattctataaaaatatttcaatatttcAATTGTTAGatctttgaaaaataaatggtTTGTCTGAAATAGTTTGTCttaaactttatttattgTCCAATATATACATAAAACAAGGTACTAGAGCTATGAGGCGTTTGCTTACACTACAACGTACATTCTGCTTGAAACTGCAATAAATTAGAGACTCGAATCCTTCGTCCTGTGAGCGAACTACTGCATGTGCGggatctgctgctgctgggatTGCTGGATGGTTGGGGGCCACATCACGTGGTTGGGAATCGGCGGGGGCAGCGATGTGGGCGAGTGCAGGGGCTCGGACTTCATCTTCAGGTGCTTGGCGATGCCCTCGCAGTCGATGTCACCCCGTTTCGACTTGTACCGCCGATTCTGGAACCATATCTTAACCTGCGTTGCCGAAAGATTTAGCTTCTGGGCGATAATCTCGCGCTCCGCTCCGGTCAGATACTTTTTCAGCCGAAAGCGGCACTCCAGCTCCAGGACCTGGGCCTGCGAGAAAAGCACCCGGGGCTTTCGTTTCATCCTTGGCTTGGAGGATCCATTGTTGCTGCCATGGTTACCGGTGCCACTTATGCTGTTTTTCCGTAGTTCGGATCGCGAGGAGGTCACCTGGCTGTTGTCCTCTGAAATGTAAAAAGAGGGTTAAGCTTTTAGTATGATGAATATCTGAAATACATCTATatctatatttatttatatatactacttttataaaaataagataCGCCGAGTCTGATGATTCGAATCCCCTCttaataaagttaaatttatCACATTTTTAGAATATGGTTCCGGATTTTGTATTTGTTACAGATTCTTTAGAATCtattagaaataatatttatgggattaaaaaaaaattggacaAGTAGCTGtgatctacattaaaatagaGGTTAcgaaatatactttttaagtttggatatctaaatatttttatcgtaaaaaaacagaaatttTCGGATcttataaaaagtattgaTTATTTAATGTTTTGTGACTTGAAAGacaattgtaatttttttttcaaattaaaatcaataaaaactgtttccCCGATTTGTCACAATAGAATTCAGAAAATAACCCTTCTTTTCAattttgaaaaacaaaacaatactCTCTTTAATTGTGATAATtgttaaacaaatttaaatcgGTATGGTCCcttattttaataaacttaTATCTTTGACTTAAGCTTTCTGAATATCCTTTAAAAAGTTTTCGTAACAAATCGTCAGAtctcgtttttttttaaaattaggaTTACCAAATAGTAAAGTCTATAGCCTTACAATTTTTGACTATGGTGTGGCAGACACTTCTTAAGAAATCAACGTTGATAATTTCATATTACCTGTAACTGTTTTTGCATAagtcaaaataataataatattttttcgcTACCTATAGCCCCTATTTTAACTAATATCTGTTATATACTCACTTCTCTTGCCGCCTTCCTCCGCACTGTGAATGCTCCTTAGCGAGGCCGAGTTGCTGGCCGTCTCCATGAGGCGCTGCGTCAGGGGATTCCCGCAGAGCTTTTGCGACGGCGTTTGCAGACTGTCCACCTCCGCGGAGCTGTTGAGGTCCAGGGTGGGCGAGGGCGTCACATAGGGCGTGGGTATGTACTCGCTCTTGATGCCCACCGCCGAGGGCGTGGCTCCGCCGTAGACCTCTCCGGTTCCTGTTCCGGCGTAGTTGTAGTTGTAGGTGGCGGGATTTTGGTAGGCCGTGGCCGAGGCTCCGGCGTAAAACGGCGAGGCGGACATGT is from Drosophila suzukii chromosome 3, CBGP_Dsuzu_IsoJpt1.0, whole genome shotgun sequence and encodes:
- the tin gene encoding muscle-specific homeobox protein tinman, producing MLQHHQQQAQSGGYYDHYNQSPSPGSLTNADALNTTPFSVKDILNMVNQTEAYEGAYGHLDSATAASALYGANEYQPHLHQHPHQYQQHQQSEFSVPQQQLHPQHLDDGTTTTSSSLSPLLPPPPHQLYGGYQDYGMPAHMFQHHHGHPHQSFQHGTSAYNMSASPFYAGASATAYQNPATYNYNYAGTGTGEVYGGATPSAVGIKSEYIPTPYVTPSPTLDLNSSAEVDSLQTPSQKLCGNPLTQRLMETASNSASLRSIHSAEEGGKRKDNSQVTSSRSELRKNSISGTGNHGSNNGSSKPRMKRKPRVLFSQAQVLELECRFRLKKYLTGAEREIIAQKLNLSATQVKIWFQNRRYKSKRGDIDCEGIAKHLKMKSEPLHSPTSLPPPIPNHVMWPPTIQQSQQQQIPHMQ